One window from the genome of Rhodococcus sp. ABRD24 encodes:
- a CDS encoding zinc ribbon domain-containing protein, with protein sequence MASVPDAAACPDCAAEARRQITASRLGHGASTPMRLLDATARSASEPGVVSGPRPGAARAARPVTTNPLHRKLPRP encoded by the coding sequence ATGGCTTCCGTGCCCGACGCTGCCGCATGCCCCGATTGCGCCGCCGAGGCGCGCCGTCAGATCACCGCAAGCCGTCTCGGTCATGGCGCGTCCACGCCGATGCGACTACTCGACGCGACCGCCCGGTCCGCCAGCGAGCCCGGCGTCGTCTCCGGCCCCCGTCCGGGAGCTGCCCGTGCGGCACGGCCGGTCACCACCAATCCGCTGCACCGAAAGTTGCCCCGCCCCTGA
- the fmdA gene encoding formamidase, which translates to MPELLFPLDSSKKFTEQEKVGHNRWHPDIPAAVTVKPGDSFRVHCREWFDGAIRNDDSADDILNAPLTTVHTLSGPFAIEGARPGDLLIVDILDIGPIPQEDSGPLAGQGWGYTGIFPTHNGGGFLTEQFPDAYKAVWDFSGQTATSRHVPHVKFTGIVHPGLMGTAPSHDLLGRWNTREAALIATDPDRVPPLALPPEPRDAILGTLSGADFDRVAAEAARTAPPRENGGNQDIKNLTKGSRIFYPVFVDGAKLSVGDLHFSQGDGEITFCGAIEMGGFIDLRVDLIKGGMETYGVSENAIFMPGNTDPQYSEWLAFSGTSVTLDGEQRYLDSHLAYQRACLHAIDYLTKFGYSPEQAYLLLGAAPIEGRLSGVVDIPNSCATVYLPTAIFDFPIAPTADGPARIDPGIGAPRSTR; encoded by the coding sequence ATGCCCGAGTTGCTGTTCCCGCTGGATTCGAGCAAGAAATTCACCGAGCAGGAGAAGGTCGGCCACAACCGGTGGCATCCCGACATTCCCGCCGCGGTGACCGTCAAACCGGGTGATTCCTTTCGCGTGCACTGTCGCGAGTGGTTCGACGGCGCGATCCGCAACGACGACTCGGCCGACGACATCCTGAACGCGCCGCTGACGACGGTGCACACCCTCTCCGGCCCGTTCGCGATCGAGGGGGCGAGGCCCGGCGATCTGCTGATCGTCGACATCCTCGACATCGGGCCCATTCCGCAGGAGGATTCGGGCCCGCTCGCCGGCCAGGGCTGGGGCTACACCGGCATCTTCCCGACCCACAACGGTGGCGGCTTTCTCACCGAGCAGTTCCCCGACGCCTACAAGGCGGTGTGGGACTTCTCGGGGCAGACCGCGACGTCGCGGCACGTGCCGCACGTCAAGTTCACCGGAATCGTGCACCCCGGACTGATGGGCACCGCCCCGTCGCACGACCTGCTCGGCAGGTGGAACACCCGTGAAGCGGCGCTCATCGCGACCGATCCGGACCGGGTGCCGCCGCTGGCGCTGCCGCCCGAGCCGCGCGACGCAATTCTCGGCACCCTCTCCGGCGCCGACTTCGACCGTGTCGCCGCCGAGGCCGCCCGCACCGCACCGCCACGGGAGAACGGCGGTAACCAGGACATCAAGAACCTCACCAAGGGCAGCCGCATCTTCTATCCGGTGTTCGTCGACGGCGCCAAGCTGTCGGTGGGGGACCTGCACTTCTCGCAGGGCGACGGCGAGATCACCTTCTGCGGCGCGATCGAGATGGGCGGATTCATCGATCTGCGTGTCGATCTGATCAAGGGCGGAATGGAGACCTACGGCGTCTCGGAGAACGCGATCTTCATGCCGGGCAACACCGATCCGCAGTACTCCGAGTGGCTCGCGTTCTCCGGCACGTCTGTGACACTCGACGGCGAGCAGCGTTACCTCGACTCGCACCTGGCGTACCAGCGGGCGTGCCTGCACGCGATCGACTACCTCACGAAGTTCGGCTACAGCCCCGAGCAGGCGTACCTGTTGCTGGGGGCCGCTCCGATCGAGGGACGACTGTCCGGCGTCGTCGACATCCCGAACTCGTGCGCAACGGTGTACCTGCCGACCGCGATCTTCGACTTCCCGATAGCGCCGACGGCGGACGGGCCGGCGCGCATCGACCCGGGCATCGGGGCGCCGCGCTCGACGCGGTAG
- a CDS encoding Type 1 glutamine amidotransferase-like domain-containing protein — translation MRLFLSSYRFGAHVDRFLALTGNPGPIAVIANAADAWPARARESAVMSDVAPLRRLGFTPTEVDLRDFVGRPDALKRTLTGFGGVWVRGGNTFVLRAQFARSGADAVLTDLLRRDELAYAGYSAGACVMAPSLTGVEFADDPAEVAPTCGVSARWDGLGLVDFTIVPHWSSSLDPDNEAARMIAACHAAGVKFRALTDDQAIVVDAETTILV, via the coding sequence GTGCGACTGTTCCTCTCGTCGTACCGCTTCGGCGCGCACGTCGACCGATTCCTGGCGCTCACCGGAAACCCCGGCCCGATCGCCGTAATCGCCAACGCCGCCGACGCATGGCCCGCGCGCGCCCGGGAGTCGGCAGTGATGAGCGATGTGGCGCCCCTGCGCCGGCTGGGTTTCACACCCACCGAGGTGGACCTTCGTGACTTCGTGGGGCGACCGGACGCGTTGAAGCGGACGCTCACCGGATTCGGTGGGGTGTGGGTACGCGGTGGCAACACGTTTGTACTGCGTGCGCAGTTCGCCCGCAGCGGGGCGGACGCGGTTCTCACCGATCTACTACGACGCGACGAACTCGCCTATGCCGGCTACAGCGCGGGCGCATGCGTGATGGCGCCGTCATTGACCGGAGTCGAGTTCGCCGACGATCCCGCCGAAGTAGCCCCGACGTGCGGGGTGTCGGCGCGGTGGGACGGGCTCGGCCTGGTCGACTTCACGATCGTGCCGCACTGGTCGAGCTCGCTGGACCCCGACAACGAAGCCGCACGAATGATCGCGGCATGCCACGCGGCGGGGGTGAAGTTCCGGGCGCTGACCGATGATCAGGCGATCGTCGTGGATGCCGAGACCACCATATTGGTGTAG
- a CDS encoding maleylpyruvate isomerase family mycothiol-dependent enzyme yields the protein MSEFPKAPLVDALFAQWDALDDLLATVEGDAWITPSSLPGWTVRDITSHLIGTESFLSGKNPPDTAIDVHALPHVRNEIAALNERWVEGLRAHTGAQILELFRATIAQRREALSAMTQDDFDAPSITPAGPSTYGRFMRIRLFDCWIHEHDIRDALGAPAGDEGGARGELAFGEIAGALGFIVGKLGRAPEGARVTFELSGPLARTMHVAVDGRAAVVPELAGPATSTIAMDSRLFTRLATGRVTAAEHTAEFELGGDVEVGRRIVDNLAYTI from the coding sequence ATGAGCGAGTTCCCCAAGGCACCACTGGTCGACGCACTGTTCGCGCAGTGGGACGCGCTCGACGACCTGCTCGCGACGGTCGAAGGCGACGCCTGGATCACACCTAGCTCGCTGCCCGGCTGGACCGTTCGCGACATCACCTCACACCTGATCGGGACGGAATCTTTTCTGTCCGGGAAGAATCCACCGGACACGGCGATCGACGTGCATGCGCTGCCGCACGTGCGAAACGAGATCGCCGCGCTCAACGAGCGCTGGGTCGAGGGGCTGCGGGCGCACACCGGCGCCCAGATCCTGGAGCTGTTCCGCGCGACGATCGCGCAGCGACGCGAGGCCCTGAGCGCAATGACCCAGGACGACTTCGACGCCCCCTCGATCACCCCGGCAGGACCGTCGACCTACGGCCGGTTCATGCGGATTCGCTTGTTCGACTGCTGGATTCACGAGCACGACATCCGCGATGCACTGGGCGCACCCGCCGGGGACGAGGGTGGTGCGCGCGGCGAGCTGGCGTTCGGCGAGATTGCCGGGGCACTCGGATTCATCGTCGGCAAGCTCGGCCGCGCACCGGAGGGCGCCCGCGTCACCTTCGAGCTGTCCGGCCCGCTCGCCCGCACAATGCACGTCGCGGTGGACGGCCGTGCCGCGGTGGTGCCGGAGCTCGCCGGTCCGGCGACGTCGACCATCGCGATGGATTCGCGGCTGTTCACCCGGCTCGCCACGGGTCGCGTCACCGCAGCCGAGCACACTGCGGAATTCGAACTGGGCGGCGACGTCGAGGTGGGCCGGCGGATCGTCGACAATCTCGCCTACACCATCTGA
- a CDS encoding DsbA family protein, with the protein MTSVDFHFDPMCPFAFHTSRWIRHVRAETGIDIAWRFFSLEEINRRDDQKHPWERDWSYGWSLMRIGALLRRESMDLLDRWYAATGHLLHVEGGKPHDPEVARELLVQLGLDASLLDAALADPSTHDEVRADHDRVTTAGGFGVPTLFVQGTALFGPVLVDPPQGAAAVRLWNLVTEMLEFPRVYEIQRVKGPADTAAIGEALTPYVQGRDWQSINRGEVVDLSRLESEQEA; encoded by the coding sequence ATCACATCGGTGGACTTCCACTTCGACCCGATGTGCCCGTTCGCTTTCCACACCTCGCGCTGGATTCGGCATGTCCGCGCCGAAACCGGTATCGACATCGCATGGCGCTTCTTCAGCCTCGAGGAGATCAATCGCCGTGACGACCAGAAGCATCCATGGGAGCGCGACTGGTCGTATGGATGGTCACTGATGCGAATCGGCGCACTACTGCGCCGCGAGAGCATGGACCTGCTCGATCGCTGGTACGCCGCTACCGGCCATCTCCTCCACGTCGAGGGGGGCAAGCCGCACGATCCGGAGGTGGCGCGGGAGCTGCTCGTCCAACTGGGGCTGGACGCCTCCCTGCTCGACGCTGCTCTGGCCGATCCGTCGACGCACGACGAGGTCCGTGCCGACCATGATCGCGTCACCACGGCGGGCGGCTTCGGGGTCCCGACGCTGTTCGTGCAGGGCACTGCGCTGTTCGGGCCCGTCCTGGTCGATCCACCCCAGGGTGCGGCCGCCGTGCGACTGTGGAACCTCGTGACCGAGATGCTCGAGTTCCCCCGCGTGTACGAGATCCAGCGCGTCAAGGGCCCGGCGGACACCGCAGCGATCGGCGAGGCCCTGACGCCGTACGTTCAGGGCCGGGACTGGCAGAGCATCAACCGCGGTGAGGTAGTAGACCTCTCCCGACTGGAATCGGAGCAAGAAGCATGA
- a CDS encoding DUF488 family protein: MPVGTIHIERVYEHPGAEPCFRVFVDRLWPRGLRKDSFHYDDWAKDLAPSTELRRWYSHDVAEFAEFRSRYLAELESPDGRSAVDRLLTLAHDRPIVLLTATQDVEHSHAAVLQQFLQDAR, encoded by the coding sequence ATGCCCGTGGGGACCATTCACATCGAACGTGTGTACGAACATCCGGGCGCTGAGCCGTGCTTCCGGGTGTTCGTCGATCGGCTGTGGCCGCGCGGATTACGCAAGGATTCGTTCCACTACGACGACTGGGCGAAGGATCTTGCGCCGTCGACCGAGCTGCGACGGTGGTACAGCCACGACGTCGCAGAATTTGCCGAGTTTCGATCCCGCTATCTCGCCGAGCTCGAATCACCGGACGGTCGTAGCGCAGTGGACCGTCTGCTGACTCTCGCACACGATCGGCCGATCGTCCTGCTCACCGCAACCCAAGACGTCGAGCACAGCCACGCGGCGGTGCTGCAGCAGTTCCTCCAGGACGCGAGGTAG
- a CDS encoding Re/Si-specific NAD(P)(+) transhydrogenase subunit alpha, with protein sequence MDTSKSAAQVRPSVGVVRETSDGERRVALVPKVVAALSAKGVDVVVEPGAGLGALIPDELYKEAGATIGDAWSADIVAKVSAPSTEEIGKLRSGSTLIGFLAPRNADNRIADLKAAGVQAFAVEAIPRISRAQVMDALSSQANVAGYKAVIVAASESTRYFPMLTTAAGTVKPATVLVLGVGVAGLQALATAKRLGGRVTGYDVRPEVADQVRSVGAQWLDLGIDAAGEGGYARQLTEAEQAQQQQALEEAIKGFDVVITTALVPGRPAPRLVTAAAVEGMKPGSVIVDLAGETGGNCELTEPGQTVVKHGVTICSPLNLPATMPEHASELYSKNLYALIEIMLDENGAFAPNFDDEVLAAACVTREEATA encoded by the coding sequence TTGGATACATCGAAGAGCGCCGCACAGGTGCGCCCATCGGTCGGCGTTGTTCGTGAGACGAGCGACGGCGAGCGGCGGGTCGCACTGGTGCCGAAGGTCGTGGCAGCGCTGTCGGCGAAGGGTGTCGACGTAGTCGTCGAACCCGGTGCCGGGCTGGGTGCCCTGATTCCGGATGAGTTGTACAAAGAAGCCGGCGCCACGATCGGTGACGCATGGTCGGCGGACATCGTCGCGAAGGTGTCGGCGCCGTCCACAGAGGAGATCGGGAAGCTGCGCTCGGGTTCGACCCTGATCGGCTTCCTGGCGCCGCGCAACGCGGACAACCGGATCGCGGATCTGAAGGCGGCCGGTGTGCAGGCGTTCGCAGTCGAGGCGATCCCGCGTATCTCGCGTGCCCAGGTGATGGATGCGCTGTCGTCACAGGCCAACGTCGCCGGCTACAAGGCCGTCATCGTGGCCGCGTCGGAGTCCACCCGGTACTTCCCGATGCTGACCACCGCCGCCGGCACCGTCAAGCCCGCCACCGTGCTGGTGCTCGGTGTGGGTGTCGCCGGTCTGCAGGCGCTGGCCACGGCCAAGCGTCTCGGCGGCCGTGTCACCGGCTACGACGTCCGTCCCGAGGTCGCGGACCAGGTCCGCTCGGTCGGCGCGCAGTGGCTGGACCTCGGCATCGACGCCGCCGGTGAGGGTGGCTACGCCCGCCAGCTCACCGAGGCCGAGCAGGCCCAGCAGCAGCAGGCGCTCGAGGAGGCAATCAAGGGCTTCGACGTCGTCATCACCACGGCGCTCGTCCCCGGCCGTCCCGCGCCGCGCTTGGTCACCGCCGCCGCCGTCGAGGGTATGAAGCCCGGTAGCGTCATCGTCGACCTGGCCGGCGAGACCGGCGGCAACTGCGAGCTCACCGAGCCCGGTCAGACCGTCGTCAAGCACGGCGTCACGATCTGCTCGCCGCTGAACCTGCCGGCGACCATGCCCGAGCATGCGTCGGAGCTGTACTCCAAGAACTTGTACGCGCTGATCGAGATCATGCTCGACGAGAACGGCGCCTTCGCGCCGAACTTCGACGACGAGGTGCTCGCTGCTGCGTGCGTCACCCGTGAGGAGGCGACCGCCTGA
- a CDS encoding NAD(P) transhydrogenase subunit alpha: protein MYTELLANIAILVLAGFVGFAVISKVPNTLHTPLMSGTNAIHGIVVLGALVVLGHLPGDAPWGIKIILFVALVFGTLNVVGGFVVTDRMLAMFKPKKDAQKVTEKKGADS, encoded by the coding sequence ATGTACACCGAACTGTTGGCGAACATCGCGATCCTGGTCCTGGCCGGGTTCGTGGGCTTCGCTGTCATCTCCAAGGTGCCCAACACGCTGCACACGCCGCTGATGTCGGGCACCAACGCCATCCACGGCATCGTCGTCCTCGGCGCACTCGTCGTGCTCGGGCACCTGCCCGGTGACGCGCCGTGGGGCATCAAGATCATTCTGTTCGTCGCGCTGGTGTTCGGCACCCTGAACGTCGTCGGCGGCTTCGTCGTCACCGACCGCATGCTCGCGATGTTCAAGCCGAAGAAGGACGCCCAGAAGGTGACCGAGAAGAAGGGGGCTGACTCCTGA